The stretch of DNA CCCCGAGACCGAGCGTCGTGAACACTGATGTCGACGGGTTCAGCATCCACAGGCCCGGAGATCCATCCGTGTTCGGGGCCAAAGCAACTGCCAGGTGAACCAGTCCGTGCACCATCATGAACAGTCCCATTATCCGCCCATTTTTGATCGAACCGCCAGAATTCCTTATGAACTTCATGTTTCTCACTGTAGCGAAGATGGTGGCGGGCATGATATTCCCGCGTTCACAGGGCCGATGACGTTCCTCACATGAGGAGGAGAGTTTTCTTCATTCCATCAACAAGGACGTTGAAAGACCTTTCATGTCATATTGTCTGGACGCTTCCCTCCGTCCAGGAGATGGTCGCGCCAGGTCTCATAGTATCGTCCTGCATAGATTATCTGCGGGACAGCGGAGCGCACACGGTCGCTCTTCTCTATCTCCATCAACAGCAGTTCCAGGTCATGCAGGGTGTTGGTCCAGGCTAACATGACGATCGTGTCAGGGAGATTGCTGAAGGTGCGGTAATATCCGACCGCGGGAGCGAAACGCCGCACGAAGCCATTGCCCAAGGTCATCTTGTCCGATCCATTGGTGAGCGTCACATCGATGATGGTTATGATGTTCCCGGAAAGGCCAGGATGGAGGCCAAGCGAGAATTCTATGGAGCCATCATCGATCATCCTGTCCAATCGCCGCTTCACCGTCGCCGCTGTTACGTTCAGCTCGGAGGCGACATCCGCCACCGGTTTACGGGCATCCCTCCTCATGGAGGAGACGATTCTCTTGTCCAGCGGTGAGAGTTCCTGTCGGGCCTCCGGTCTCGAGATCTCCCCTGCCTTTCCTGCCAGGCCATGCGAGACGATCGCCACTCTGGGCTCGGGCATAGCGGCGGACCTCCTGACAAACGAGACGAAGGATTCCAATTCCGAGATGTCGTGGAGGAGCGCCGTCACGAAAAGCACTTTACCACTGCCGAACAGGACCTGGGATACCCGGCCGTCGGCGTGCAGTTCCGCGATCATGTCCGCCCTCGAGGTGAAGTGGGACTCGCCCTGGACCATGACCTCCACCGCCTTCAGGTATCCGAGGGAGATGTTCGTCCCGAATCCGAGAATGATCCTTTCCTCCATCAATATCTGGATCCGGCGGTGGACGGCCTGCACCGATACGTTCAGGCGATCGGCGAGCTCCCGGTAGGGAAGCCTGGGCTCGAAAAGAAGCATCCTGATCAAATGAAGGTCGGTTCCGTCCACTTCCCATTGTAACCGACCGAACGCATATGAAGGTTACTTTATCGGAGACCACAAAATGGAGGCCTGCCATGCCAGTTCCATTGATCAGTTCAGCCAATGAGTGACCTTGGATATCTCAACCACGACCGGTCCCCCTGAGATATCATAGTGAAGGGTCCAGATGCCGAAACCGGTCTGTCCGGTGCCCTCGGTCCTGTTCGCGGGAACTCTTTCGCCCATGGCATGGTCCGTGGCGTCTTGGGCCACTCCAGAACTCCCTTTTGTCACCAGTGAACTTGCCGATGAGAGAGCATAGGTGCATGACCAATCTGTGTTCGTAAATAGTGGATAGAACATGCACTCAACGATCTCCCAGCTCTCATCCACGTTGAATGGGATGGAAGTGTTGTCATCGATCACGATGACCTTCTTTATGACCTCATAGGTCCCATGTCCCTGGTATTCCATAGGTGTCCTTTCGTAGATTTCTCTTGTGATGTTGGTCGATGTGCCGCCCTGGATCATTTGGGGGAGGATGGCACCAAGGACCATCCCTACAATGAATACGCCCACTACTATCGCCGATGCCACCTTTTTCGACCGCTCCAAATCTCCCCCTCCTGAAATCCTAGATAATTAAATATTATACCGTATTTAAATATGATGCATGTTTTCTATTTGACGAAGAACCCGCAAACTTATTTCGGCTTGACTTACATCAATGGATTGAGCCCATGGTCAAACTTCGCTATCTCGGTCATTCCGCATTCACCATCTCTGACGTCCGCAACACGGTGATCATCGATCCGTTCCTCACCGGTAACAGTGAAGCATCGTTCCGGGCCCGGGACATCGAGGCCGACCTTATCCTGGTGACGCATGCGCACAACGACCATCTGGGTGACGCCATAGAGATCTCCAAACGTTCAGGCTCACCGATCCTATGTTCCTTTGAGCTGGGGATGTACTGTGAATCCCAGGGGGCCAAGGTGATTAACGCCCATATCGGGGGGAAGTTCAAATTCGATTTCGGCTCGGTCAAACTGTTTCCCGCTCTGCATTCGTCCTCCCTCGATGACATCCATCCCCTTGGAACAGCGGTTTCCTTCATGATCAACATGGAGGGCAAGAACATGTACCATGCCGGCGACACTGCCTTGTTCGGGGACATGGCCTTGATAGCGGAGCAATACAAGATCGACGTGGCCATGCTGCCTATCGGAGGCATCTATACCATGGATTCGGAGGATGCCGTAAGAGCGGAGAGGCTGCTGCGGGCAAAGAAGGTCGTCCCTATGCACTACGGCAAATGGTCCGAGGCGGACCCCTACGAGTTCCGCGACCGTATCGGGGAACAGGGCATCGGGACTGCGGTGGTCATGAGGCCCGGGGATGCGATAATCGTCTGATCAACGGCCTTTCAACCATTTGATTCTGGAGTAAAACGTTTATCCTCACTCACGATGTATGTGCTGGGTTGAACGAATGGGTACGCGCATTGCCATTATCGGAGGCTTCCTGGGTGCGGGCAAGACCACCTTGATCAATAAGATCGCCAAGGGTCTGAGCGAGGATGGCAAGACCATCGGTCTGATCATGAACGATCAGGGAGAGGCGTTGGTCGACACGCAGTACTCCAAGGCGAACGGTTTTGAGACATCGGAGGTTCTGCGCGGCTGCTTCTGCTGCCGATTCAACGATCTCATGGCCTCGGCCAGGAACATCGTCTCCCGGACCCGTCCCGACTTCATAATCGCCGAGCCAGTGGGCTCTTGCACGGACCTCCTCGCCACGGTCGTGGCCCCGCTGAAGCTGATGTATCCCAACGAGTTCGAGGTGGCGCCATTGATCATAGTGGTGGACGCACCCCGCCTCGCCGAAGAAGGGCTGGACCCGGGCACGCTCAGCGGCTATCTGAGGAAGCACCAGATCGAGGAGGCGGAGCACATCGTCATCTCCAAGATCGACATGGTCTCCAGGGAGGTGATGCTCAAGCTGGTCGACGCGGCGAAGAACTACAACCCGCAGGCGGACGTGATACCCTACTCCTCCGTCACCGGCCATGGTCTGGAAAGGATCATGGGCGTCATACGTTCTGGAAAGCGCAGCGACCGTCAGCCCATCGATATCGATTATGATACGTATGCCATGGCCGAGGCGGAGCTGGGCTGGTACAACGGCACCTTCAGCTTCCATGCCCTGGATAGGGTGGACACCTATGATCTGGCCACTAAGATCATCCGCGCCATCTCATTGAACTATGAACCAGAGGACATCGCCCATGCAAAATTGATGGTGACCTCGGACACGAACTCCCTGAAGATGTCCGTTGTCTTCGATAACATATCGATCGACGGTATCAAAGGTTCCAGATACGCTGAGGGCAGGGTCAAGGTCACGATAAACGCCCGGGTGGTGTCGTCTCCCGACGATCTTCAGTCCAATATCCGGAGCGCAGTATTCCAGGCGATGGATTCGATAGGCAAGCGTTCGGAAGGTTTCGCGGATGAATGTTTCGCGCCCTCTAGGCCAAATCCAACCCATCGGATCGTCGATTAGAGGAAACCGGTATAATAGCGCCTTTCAACGGTTTCCCTATTGGACTACAGACTCAATAATTAAATAGCCCGCGGTTTGATATGAACCTAGTGTCATCGAATTACAGGATCGAGATAGCCTACATTGACCCCGAGACTTACTCGTCCATTGTAAATCATGACATGAGAAAGCGCATCCTGCGAACCCTTTACACTTCTACGAGGGACGCCCCCATATCCAAACAGGACCTGGCGGACAAGTTGGGGGTCGGCTACCACCAATTGGTCTACCAGCTGAACAACCACCTCAAGGATTTCTGGGCGGTGCGCGAGGAACGAAAGGTCAGGGGGACGAGGATGGAGCTTATCGAGCCGGCGAAACCATCCACCGTGTACATAACCTTCGGGAAGGATAACGGTATCTTCCTGGTGGACCCGATGGCCAACCTATTCGGACCGTTGTCCCGAAGCGGCACCAGGTGCGATACGTGCTCCTTCGCGGAAACGGCAAAGTGCATGACCGCGGTAAGTTCGAGCTGTTCCTGTGCTGTGGTTCCCAACGAGGCTGAGAAGAGCATACTGATCTCAAACGGCCGGAAGATACCATTCAAGCCGATGGACCATGCCATACTGTGTGCCATCAAGGGAATACCGCAGGGAGACAAGTGCGTCCTTGAGATACCCGGCGAGGGTTGCGCTTTCCTTCGGCAGCCGATGATGATCAAGAACTGATCGATGGGCGATGACCTCTCGATGGTTAGTGTCCGAACCCCGATTCTCGCATTGGTCCGCTTTTTACCTCTCAATTACCCCCTACGGCCCGTCGGAGTGGCGTAAACACCCGTTAGTTATATATTCCCGGGACAACTAAGAAAGAACGCAAAGTTGGGACGGGGCAGGAATTGGTAACAGTCGATCAGATGAACAGAAAGATCATCGGTCTTCTTCTGGCTGATGGTAGGATGACATACAACGACGTTTCTGTTAAGCTGAGACGTTCCTCATCGACGGTAAGGGACCGGATCCGCCGCCTGGAGGACGACAAGGTCATCCTGGGCTACTACGCCATCGTCAACGCGGAGCGCATGGGGATGAACGCCGACGCCATCGTCCTGGCCAACCTGAACCATGAAACGAGCGCGGCCGACCTCAAGAAGCTGGCCAAGATCGAAGGGGTAAGGGAGGTCCTTCAGATATCCGGTCAGAAGAGGATACTTGTCCGTGTTTCTGCCTCCGACAATCACTCGCTCGAGGACATCGTCACCCGGGAGCTGATCCCGATGGGATTGAAGGACATCGAGCTGAAGGTCGTGCTGGATTCCGTATCCCGACCGCCCGGTCTCTGACGTTCAGATGTTCGTCTTGTCATAATAACCGCTGAACGGCCGCGAAGAGGACGGGTGGATCTTCACGAAATTGGAATAGTCTCTGCCGACCGGCTCGCCGAAGTATCCTTCGAATTCCTCGATCAGTGAGGTAAGCTCGGCCGAATCCTCCTCCGTCACCGGGGAAATGATGGCACCCGGTCCCAGCTGGCGGCTGGTGACCTTGCCCCTCACATATATCCGGCCTCCATGCATGCCGGCGCCGATATTATGGCCCACGGGTGAATCCACATGACTGCGGAGGCCCAGCACCAGTATCGTCCCACCTGCCATGTACTCGCCCAGATAGTCCTTGACCGTCCCCCCGATGACCAACGAAGGCCTGGTCTTTCCGAATTCCTTCATGTGTATCCCGACACGGTATCCTGAGGAACCCTTGATCATGATCGTTCCGCCCCGGGCGGACAGGCCAGTGACGTCCCAGGCATTCCCATGAATGATTATCTTGCCGGAGTTCATGGTGTTGCCGGTCATGTCCTGGGCATTGCCCAGCACTTCGATCGTCGGTCCGTTGAGGAATGCCCCCAGGCTGTTGCCCGGGGTCCCGTGGACCACTATGCGAAGGTCGGTACCGCTGGCCGTGGCGCCGATGTACCGCTGCCCCATGACCTCCTCGATGATGATGGTCCTAATGTCCGAGGCGATCGCCTTTCGGATGGCGCAGTTAAGCGTTTTGTAGTGCAATGGCCCCTTCCCCGTGTCCCTGCCGTCGGCACGGATGGTGGCGACGCCTTCTTTGGTGAAGGTGCAGTCCTTGCCGCAGTCGCACTCGTCCGCATGGTATTCGTAATCGATATTGGACATCAGCCCCACCCCTCTCCCACTGTCTTGAGCCCCATCACTTCCGCTATCTTCGGGTTCGGGCCCATGTATCTGAGGCGGTCACGGTTTCCCACCAACGATTCGACCGAGTCGATGCCCATGCCGCCGATGACCTCACGCAGCTCCTCGTTCCATGCCCTGAACAGCCGTACCACACGGGCCGCGGCCTGCTCTGGGTCCAACCGGGCCATCAGATCCTCCCTTTGGGTCGCGATTCCCCAGGGGCACAGTCCGCGATGGCACTGTTGGCATACCCGGCAGCCCATGGCGATCATGGCTGCGGTCGAGACCATGGCGATGTCCGCACCGAGGGCTATGGCCTTGATCATGTCGGCGCTGCATCTTATGCCACCGCCGGCAGCGATGGTGACCCGGTTGCGCAGCCCTTCATCGGTCAACCTCTTGTCCACCACGGCGATGGCCACCTCGATCGGGAGACCTGCATTGTCCCTTATGACCCTGGGGGCTGAGCCGGTCCCTCCTTTGAAACCGTCGATGGTGATGAAATCCGCCCCGGCTCGGACGATGCCCGAAGCGATCGCTCCGACGTTATGGACGGCGGCGATCTTCACCCCGACCGGACGTCCGTACTCGGTGGCCTCCTTGAGCACGGAGATCAGCTGCTGAAGGTCCTCGATCGAATAGATATCGTGGTGGGGATAGGGCGACAGCGCGTCCGTCCCAAGCGGTATCATCCGGGTCTCGGAGATGAGCTTGGTGACCTTCTCGCCCGGCAGATGTCCGCCCAGGCCGGGCTTGGCTCCCTGACCCACCTTGATCTCCACGGCCGCGGTGTTCTTCAGGTAGCTGGCGTTCACGCCGAAACGCCCTGATGCGACCTCCGAGCAGATGTGGTCCGCATAGACGTAGAAGTCCTCGTGCAGTCCGCCTTCCCCAGAACCGGCGATGATGTTGAGCTCCTTGGCGGCCATGAACAATGCCTTCTGGGTGTTGTAGGACACGGAACCAAGTGAGACGTGCCCTAACATGATCGGCATGTCCATTTCGATTATCGGACCCTCGCCGCCGCACAGCTTCATGTGCTCCCCTTCGCATACCTCGATCCTGCCCGGGCGCCCGCCCAGATAGGTCCTGGTCTCTACCGGTTCACGCAACGGGTCGATCGACGGGTTGGTGACCTGTGCGGCATCCAACAGGATATCCTCGAAAATGACGTCGTACGGTTCGTCGGTGCCGCAGGAGGAGAGAAGCACACCGCCGCTGTTCGCCTGTGCATAGATCCCGCGCCTCATCCTCTCGGTCCAGTTCCCATGAGGCGGGAATTGCGACGGCAGCGGCCTGATCTCGATGGCGCTGGTCGGGCAGACCGCGATGCACCTGCCGCAGGCCACGCAACCTCCCTTCGGTACCACCTTGTTGTCCCGCACGTCGATCGCCTGGAACGAGCATTCGTTCACACAGCGCTTGCACTGGACGCAGGTGTTGTAGTTGATCGTCGGCATGAACTTCTCTGGCAGTCTGGTCTCCATGCGCTTAGGCCGGTCGGTCTTTTCGCTCATTGCTTAGCCCCCTGGAACGGATGCTCGATCCCCGCCCTGATGATGCCCTTGCCCACCTGGGCGATGAAAGGGCTGCCGGCATTGCAAGTCCAGGTGATCGCATCCGGCTGAACTGTCCGGACCGCGCACTCCTCCGAGGCGCAGAACGCCAACCGGTCGTCCGGTGACTTGCCCACCAACATCGGTCTAAGCTTCTTGCGGTCGGCCAGCGCGATCAGGGTGATCTCTGGCTGGGAACGGCCGACCAGGATCGAGAACGGACCGTTTAGGAACGCCTCCCGATAGGCTATGCGGAGCCAGGTGGCCAGCTTCCGGCTGTCAGGATCCAGTGTGGCTATCTCTTCATGGGTCCATGGGGCCATGGCGAAGGCCGCAGCCTGGATGGGCAGTTTGTGCTTGCGCACCAGCAGGTCCCAGATGTAAGACACGACCTCGGTGTCGGTCTGAACCGTGCACTTGTAGCCGTTCATCTCGACCAGCTTCTTGTTCACCCCGTAGGAGGTGATCTCCCCATTGTGGCATACTCCCCAATCGAGAACGCTCATGGGATGGGCACCCGCCCACCACGCCGGAGAGTTGGTTGGGAATCTGGAATGGGATATCCAAAGATTGCCGCTGTAGCGGGATATGTCGTAGAAGTCGGCGATCTCATAGGAGTAACCGTTACCCTTGAAGACCGCCATGTTCTTGCCCGAGGATACGATCTGGGCCCCGTTCATGGTGGAATTGACATGCATGACCACCTGGATGATGAAGTCGTCCTGGGCCAGTTGCGTATTGCCAAACCAATCCTTGCCTGGTTTGGGTGTGACGAAGTATCTCCAGATCTTGGGAAAGGGAGGGGTCATGGTCTGGACCGGACGGGAGTAGACCTTCTCTGCATGGTGGATCTCGAGATAATCCTTGAAGAACTCCTCCACCCGCTTCTTGATCTCCTCGTCATCGAAGAACACCTGAAAACAATACTCGTCAAGGTGCTGCGGGAACAGACCGTAACATGCATAGCCTGCGCCCAGTCCATTCTCCCTTTCGCCCATGGTCCTGAGCATCGACCCGATACGGTTACCGGAGATCGTGCTGCCGTCCAGTGCCATCACTCCGGCGATGCCGCATCCCCCCATGAGGTAGGTGGACCCGGCGGGCCTGGCGGCTCCGTAAGCATATTCTGGTTTGGGGAGCGGGTTGCTTGCCCGTGACACACATCTGTGGTGACGTTCATCACCGAAATTTTCCATATTACTTGCTCCTGTTGACGACGAAATCTTTCCCATGGGATGGTCCGATGAAGAACGGTCCTCGCATCAAAGTCTCTGTAGTTGTCTCCATATGAGTTATTATACTTTCCAGAGAAACCCGCTGCAATGGCGAACGAAACCCTCCCAAGTCCTGGGCTGCCTTCTGTGGGTGGGGGCACCTATCGTCCATATTTGAGCGGGGGACCATCGCCCGCTGCTAGTTCCCGGAGATATATATGCATCATTGTTTTATTGATTCATATGGGAATACAGCTCCAATTCGACTGTACAATTGTCTAGTTTATGGTGCAGTTGTCCGAATCTCATAGTCATTTAAGCGAAATATTTTCATATTATCTAGCTATTTGTCTAGTCACTGTAATTCAGAATCACAAATCCAACATTGATTCCCCCGAGGATTTGTTCATATGATTCTGGCAAAGCTTAAGTTCGGCGTGAACAATTAAGCTCCGCAGTAGGTCACAAGTAAAGGTAGATTCCCATGTCTTCGGCCCGGATCGCATTGGTACCCCAGCTCCCAGATCTTGACAAGATACGTCAGATGAGGAAGAGATTGAACCTCTCGCAGCGTGAATTGGCGAATTTGGCAGGAGTAAGTCAATCGCTGATCGCAAAGATCGAGCGCGGTAGCATCGATCCATCCTATAGCAACGTGCGCAAGATCCTCGTGGCCTTCGAGGAAGTGCTCAGAAGGCGCAAGGTCGAGGGCATGAAGACCGGGAACCAGCTCACCGTGGGCGATCTGGCCACCCGCGGGGTCATCCATGTGACCCCAGACCAGACGATCGGCGAAGGGACCGAGAGGATGATGAAGGGGCGGTTCACACAACTGCCAGTGATCGTCGGTGAGCGGGTCGTCGGTGGCATAACCGATGACAGGATCCGTGACTATACCATAGAGGAAACTAAATCTGGCCGGAAGACCTATGATGAGGTCATGAGGACCAAGATCGAGGAGATCATGGATGAGCCATTTCCCATACTCTCCGAGGACACGCCCATAGACCTTGCCTCGTTCCATCTGCAACGCGAGGAAGCTATCCTCATCTCTCGAAAGGGTCAGATCGTAGGTATCCTCACCAGCGCGGATTTCCTCAACCTTGGCCTTAACCAGTAAAGCTAGCGGTCAATATGCTCAAACATATAGTCATGTGGAGGCTGAAGGAATCGGCCGGAGGCCGGACGAAGGAACAGAATGCCATTCAGGCAAAGGAAATGCTCGACCTTCTCCCTTTCAGGATCAAGGAGATAAAGAAGCTAGAGGTAGGGATCAATGTACTGAACACTCCGACCTCCTATGACCTGGTCCTCATCGTGGACTTCGCGAACATCCTGGACCTCCAGACATATCAGGCGCATCCCGAACATGTCAAGGTGGCCGATTACGTCCTCAAGATAAGAGAGACCCGGGCCGTCGTCGACTACGAGTATTAATCATCGATCCACATCTCGGTGTGCAATGAAGAAGAAAGATCTGGAGATCCTCTTACAATCCATCCCGCCATTTGACAGGCCGAAGGCTTCGCTGGAGCAGTACTCGACACCATCAGTGATCGCGGCGGACTTCCTTTTCACGGCCTATGCCGATGGGGATATTGCAGACAAGGCCGTGGCTGACCTGGGATGCGGGACCGGGATACTGGCCATTGGAGCTGGTAAATTGGGCGCGAAGCGCGTGATCGGGGTGGACCTGGACGAGAACGCCATCACGCAGGCCAAGGCCAACGCCAAGTTCATCGGGGTGGATGTCGACTTCCTCAACCTCAATGTGATAGATTTCGACGAGAAGGTGGACACAGTGGTCATGAACCCACCTTTCGGGTCTCAAAAAAGGAACGCGGACCGGCCCTTCCTCGACACGGCGATGACCGTCGCAGACACGGTCTATTCCATCCACATGACCGACACCGTCGACTTCCTGGCCAAGTATATTTCTGACCGTGGTTTTTACGTGGACTACCAGAAAAGGTATAAATTCGAGATTCCTCATATGTTTTCGTTCCATACGAAGGCTAAGAAGTGTTTCGACGTTTCGCTTCTCTGCTTGCGCAGAATTGGGTGATGAAAATGAACGATAAGAGAAAGGTCTTGCCCGGCGACGAAGTGGCCGAGGCTGAGGAGTACTTGCCGGCTGAGGGCACCTACGAGGAGAACGGCAAGGTATTTTCTGCTCTCAAAGGCACCCTAGAGCTTGACGACAAGGAGAAGGTCGCCAAGGTGGTCGCCGAGAACCCGATGGTCACACTAAATATCGGCGATGAGGTGTTCGCCGAGATCACCGACGTACGTGCCTCGATGGCCATAGCCGAGGTGGTCGTGGTCAACGGCAAGAGCCGCAACATCACCGGAGACACCAATGGCACCATCCACGTATCCAAGCTGTCTCAGGAATATGTGCAGGACGTAGGCCGTGAGGTCAGGCCCAGCGATATCATCAGGGCCAAGGTGACCCAGGTCAAGCCATCTGTCCAACTGACCACCGCCGGTCCGCACTATGGCGTCGTGAAGGCCCTTTGCCGCAAGTGCCGGCAGCCGCTGCTGAAGGTCGACAAAGGCCTCTATTGCAACTCTTGCGAGAGAGGCGACATGAGGAAGTTGGCCGATGACTACGGCGATGTGGAGAGCATCTGAAACGGGACCTTGGTCCCGTTTTCCTTATTTCCCGATCATCTTTCTCATGAATCACAGCTCTCTGCTAGAAAAGCATATATCTAACGGACCGGGTTCAACAACGGAGTGAGGTCGCATGGCAAAGAGCAACGAGGACCTGGCCAGAGAGATCAAGGAGCTCAAGGAAGAGGTCCAACAGATGAAGGAGATCATGACGCTCCTTCTGAACATGGTCGTCGAACAAGAGGATGACGAAGGCGACGAGGATTTCGTCACCTACCCCGGAATGGCGACCACGAGCGATTTCAAGACCAACAATTGATCGGCGTCCGTCTTTTCCCGGCAATGTTATTATGGGGGATAACTTCCCTAGTCCCGATATGAAGGCAGTGGCGCTCATTTCCGGCGGTATCGATTCACCCGTGGCCGCCTACATGATGGCAATGAGGGGGGTAGACCTGACACTCCTCCACATGGACAACCGTCCCTATGGGGCACCGGGCAGCGTACGCAAGACATCCCGGATGATCGCACCGCTGGAAAAGGCCACCGGCAAGAGCTTCGATTTCTATTATGCGCCGCATGGAAGGAACAACCAGATCAACGCCGAGAAGTGCCGGGCGACCTTCCAGTGCGTCCTTTGCAAGCGTCAGATGCTGCGGACGGCGAAAGGGTTCGCGGAAAGGATAGGCGCCGACGCCATCGTGACCGGGGAATCGCTCGGCCAGGTCGCCTCCCAGACGCTCCAGAACCTGAGGGCGGAAACCTATGGCATCGACTTCCCGATCCTGCGCCCGCTCATCGGTCTGGACAAGATCGAGATCGAGTTCATCGGGAAGCAGATCGGGACCTATGAGATATCCATCTCACACGGAAAGGCACCGGCGTGCACCATCGTTCCGGACAGACCTGTCACCATGGCCCGGCCGGAGCGTATACTGGAAGAAGAGGCCAAGATCGACGTCCCAGAGCAGCTCAAGTACGCTCTGGACAACATCAGATCGCTCAAAGACCTGGATAAAGAGAACAGTTGAGCCCGACATCGGCATCGTACATCATGTCCATGGTGACCCGTTCGATGTATCGCGCCTGGACACGGGAAACGAAAAGCGTGTTCTTCCCTATCTTGACCTTGATATCGTTCTCCTTTGCGGGTTTGACCTCCAGAGGGAGGATGACCGGTCCAGAGCAGGTCGTGCTCACTCGGAAATCCCTGCCCGCCTTCAAGATGTAGTCCTTGACCGCTTGGTCCACTTCTATCTCGATCATGTCTGACGCCAAAAATGGATAATCGATATTTAAGACTGATTAGGAAAAGTATTACGGAGGCAGTGACATTGACCGGACGTGATCGTCGTTCTGGACACATCCGCGCTGTTCTCGATGGAGTCCATCCCAGGGGAGTACAAGGCATACACCACCTCGGGTGTCGTCGACGAGCTGAAGAAGTACAATGACACCCGTTGGATGTTCTGGGAGCACCAGGTAACGGTGATGGACCCCTCGCCCCAGTCCAGGAAGGCGATCGTTCAGGCATCGCAGGCCACCGGCGATTCCAAGCGGCTCTCTCCGGTGGACATAGAACTACTGGCTCTGGCAAGGGACCTGGGGGCCACCATACTCACCGACGATTATTCGATCCAGAACACC from Methanomassiliicoccales archaeon encodes:
- a CDS encoding Dabb family protein — its product is MLKHIVMWRLKESAGGRTKEQNAIQAKEMLDLLPFRIKEIKKLEVGINVLNTPTSYDLVLIVDFANILDLQTYQAHPEHVKVADYVLKIRETRAVVDYEY
- a CDS encoding Lrp/AsnC family transcriptional regulator → MVTVDQMNRKIIGLLLADGRMTYNDVSVKLRRSSSTVRDRIRRLEDDKVILGYYAIVNAERMGMNADAIVLANLNHETSAADLKKLAKIEGVREVLQISGQKRILVRVSASDNHSLEDIVTRELIPMGLKDIELKVVLDSVSRPPGL
- a CDS encoding Lrp/AsnC family transcriptional regulator; amino-acid sequence: MDGTDLHLIRMLLFEPRLPYRELADRLNVSVQAVHRRIQILMEERIILGFGTNISLGYLKAVEVMVQGESHFTSRADMIAELHADGRVSQVLFGSGKVLFVTALLHDISELESFVSFVRRSAAMPEPRVAIVSHGLAGKAGEISRPEARQELSPLDKRIVSSMRRDARKPVADVASELNVTAATVKRRLDRMIDDGSIEFSLGLHPGLSGNIITIIDVTLTNGSDKMTLGNGFVRRFAPAVGYYRTFSNLPDTIVMLAWTNTLHDLELLLMEIEKSDRVRSAVPQIIYAGRYYETWRDHLLDGGKRPDNMT
- a CDS encoding tRNA 4-thiouridine(8) synthase ThiI codes for the protein MKAVALISGGIDSPVAAYMMAMRGVDLTLLHMDNRPYGAPGSVRKTSRMIAPLEKATGKSFDFYYAPHGRNNQINAEKCRATFQCVLCKRQMLRTAKGFAERIGADAIVTGESLGQVASQTLQNLRAETYGIDFPILRPLIGLDKIEIEFIGKQIGTYEISISHGKAPACTIVPDRPVTMARPERILEEEAKIDVPEQLKYALDNIRSLKDLDKENS
- a CDS encoding GTP-binding protein, whose protein sequence is MGTRIAIIGGFLGAGKTTLINKIAKGLSEDGKTIGLIMNDQGEALVDTQYSKANGFETSEVLRGCFCCRFNDLMASARNIVSRTRPDFIIAEPVGSCTDLLATVVAPLKLMYPNEFEVAPLIIVVDAPRLAEEGLDPGTLSGYLRKHQIEEAEHIVISKIDMVSREVMLKLVDAAKNYNPQADVIPYSSVTGHGLERIMGVIRSGKRSDRQPIDIDYDTYAMAEAELGWYNGTFSFHALDRVDTYDLATKIIRAISLNYEPEDIAHAKLMVTSDTNSLKMSVVFDNISIDGIKGSRYAEGRVKVTINARVVSSPDDLQSNIRSAVFQAMDSIGKRSEGFADECFAPSRPNPTHRIVD
- a CDS encoding glutamate synthase-related protein, producing MSEKTDRPKRMETRLPEKFMPTINYNTCVQCKRCVNECSFQAIDVRDNKVVPKGGCVACGRCIAVCPTSAIEIRPLPSQFPPHGNWTERMRRGIYAQANSGGVLLSSCGTDEPYDVIFEDILLDAAQVTNPSIDPLREPVETRTYLGGRPGRIEVCEGEHMKLCGGEGPIIEMDMPIMLGHVSLGSVSYNTQKALFMAAKELNIIAGSGEGGLHEDFYVYADHICSEVASGRFGVNASYLKNTAAVEIKVGQGAKPGLGGHLPGEKVTKLISETRMIPLGTDALSPYPHHDIYSIEDLQQLISVLKEATEYGRPVGVKIAAVHNVGAIASGIVRAGADFITIDGFKGGTGSAPRVIRDNAGLPIEVAIAVVDKRLTDEGLRNRVTIAAGGGIRCSADMIKAIALGADIAMVSTAAMIAMGCRVCQQCHRGLCPWGIATQREDLMARLDPEQAAARVVRLFRAWNEELREVIGGMGIDSVESLVGNRDRLRYMGPNPKIAEVMGLKTVGEGWG
- a CDS encoding CBS domain-containing protein, with the protein product MSSARIALVPQLPDLDKIRQMRKRLNLSQRELANLAGVSQSLIAKIERGSIDPSYSNVRKILVAFEEVLRRRKVEGMKTGNQLTVGDLATRGVIHVTPDQTIGEGTERMMKGRFTQLPVIVGERVVGGITDDRIRDYTIEETKSGRKTYDEVMRTKIEEIMDEPFPILSEDTPIDLASFHLQREEAILISRKGQIVGILTSADFLNLGLNQ
- a CDS encoding metal-dependent hydrolase, coding for MVKLRYLGHSAFTISDVRNTVIIDPFLTGNSEASFRARDIEADLILVTHAHNDHLGDAIEISKRSGSPILCSFELGMYCESQGAKVINAHIGGKFKFDFGSVKLFPALHSSSLDDIHPLGTAVSFMINMEGKNMYHAGDTALFGDMALIAEQYKIDVAMLPIGGIYTMDSEDAVRAERLLRAKKVVPMHYGKWSEADPYEFRDRIGEQGIGTAVVMRPGDAIIV
- a CDS encoding exosome complex RNA-binding protein Csl4 encodes the protein MNDKRKVLPGDEVAEAEEYLPAEGTYEENGKVFSALKGTLELDDKEKVAKVVAENPMVTLNIGDEVFAEITDVRASMAIAEVVVVNGKSRNITGDTNGTIHVSKLSQEYVQDVGREVRPSDIIRAKVTQVKPSVQLTTAGPHYGVVKALCRKCRQPLLKVDKGLYCNSCERGDMRKLADDYGDVESI
- a CDS encoding METTL5 family protein, with the translated sequence MKKKDLEILLQSIPPFDRPKASLEQYSTPSVIAADFLFTAYADGDIADKAVADLGCGTGILAIGAGKLGAKRVIGVDLDENAITQAKANAKFIGVDVDFLNLNVIDFDEKVDTVVMNPPFGSQKRNADRPFLDTAMTVADTVYSIHMTDTVDFLAKYISDRGFYVDYQKRYKFEIPHMFSFHTKAKKCFDVSLLCLRRIG